The following are from one region of the Tachysurus fulvidraco isolate hzauxx_2018 chromosome 15, HZAU_PFXX_2.0, whole genome shotgun sequence genome:
- the grna gene encoding granulin a isoform X14, protein MLRLTAAVLLLSLVSGLKCPDQQRCGDQQTCCQIPSGEFNCCPFHQGECCEDHLHCCPDGMLCEVKESRCTNATHSLPWAERFPSEDTDLANVERWSVSDVTCDETKTCPDGNTCCKNEEGGWACCPLPQAVCCEDLIHCCPHDTKCNVAAESCDNSSMSVPWLKKEPSKPIGGQKVPSTKDTSVSDIPCDDTKTCPDDNTCCKTEEGGYDCCPLPQAVCCEDFIHCCPHGTKCNLAAQKCDNSSMSVPLLEKEPSKPIGGQKVPEDKRTSVSDVPCDDTVACPDDNTCCKNQQGVWACCPLPQAVCCADLIHCCPHGTKCSDAGDSCDNSSMSVPWLKKEPSKPIGGQKVPSTKDTSVSDIPCDDTKTCPDDNTCCKTEEGGYDCCPLPQAVCCEDFIHCCPHGTKCNLAAQKCDNSSMSVPLLEKEPSKPIGGQKVPEDKRTSVSDVPCDDTVACPDDNTCCKNQQGVWACCPLPQAVCCADLIHCCPHGTKCSDAGDSCDNSSMSVPWLKKEPSKPIGGQKVPEDKSTSVSDVPCDDTVACPDDNTCCKNQQGVWACCPLPQAVCCADLIHCCPHGTKCSDAGDSCDNSSMSVPWLKKEPSKPIGGQKVPNTKDTSVSDIPCDDTKTCPDDNTCCKTEEGGYDCCPLPQAVCCEDFIHCCPHGTKCNLAAQKCDNSSMSVPLLEKEPSKPIGGQKVPEDKSTSVSDVPCDDTVACPDDNTCCKNQQGVWACCPLPQAVCCADLIHCCPHGTKCSDAGDSCDNSSMSVPWLKKEPSKPIGGQKVPNTKDTSVSDIPCDDTKTCPDDNTCCKTEEGGYDCCPLPQAVCCEDFIHCCPHGTKCNLAAQKCDNSSMSVPLLEKEPSKPIGGQKVPEDKSTSVSDVPCDDTVACPDDNTCCKNQQGVWACCPLPQAVCCADLIHCCPHGTKCSDAGDSCDNSSMSVPWLKKEPSKPIGGQKVPNTKDTSVSDIPCDDTKTCPDDNTCCKTEEGGYDCCPLPQAVCCEDFIHCCPHGTKCNLAAQKCDNSSMSVPLLKKEPSKPIGGQKVPEDKSTSVSDVPCDDTVACPDDNTCCKNQQGVWACCPLPQAVCCEDFIHCCPHGTKCNLAAQKCDNSSMSVPLLEKEPSKPIGGQKVPEDKSASVSDVPCDDTAACLEGSTCCKNEQGGWVCCPLPQAVCCEDLIHCCPHDTKCNLAIRTCDSSSGSVPWLKKEQSKPIGGQKVPNTKDTSVSDIPCDDTKTCPDDSTCCKTEEGEWACCPLPQAVCCEDFIHCCPHGTKCNLAAQKCDNSSGSVPWLKKEPSKPIGDQKVPETEGSVPWLKKKPSRPTASTARNTSVNEVTCDPHVSCPPHTTCCFMKMSKKWGCCPLDQATCCDDGENCCPKGYTCRNQWCEKSSRTKYDSVPLSSQIQNDIDCGGGFSCKDTETCCKISESSWGCCPFTEAVCCSDMEHCCPTGYTCETGSCVQATGFKWEMFFSKKKRAGTL, encoded by the exons ATGTTAAGGCTAACAGCTGCAGTGCTCTTGCTGAGCCTGGTGTCTGGTTTGAAGTGTCCTGATCAGCAGCGCTGTGGGGACCAGCAGACGTGTTGCCAGATTCCTTCTGGAGAATTCAACTGCTGTCCGTTCCATCAG ggcgAGTGCTGTGAGGACCACTTACACTGCTGCCCCGACGGCATGTTGTGTGAGGTTAAAGAATCCAGGTGCACAAACGCTACACACTCGCTTCCATGGGCCGAGAGATTTCCTTCCGAAGACACTGACCTCGCCAAT GTGGAGCGTTGGTCAGTTTCTGATGTTACCTGTGATGAAACCAAGACTTGTCCTGATGGAAACACGTGCTGTAAGAACGAAGAGGGAGGATGGGCCTGCTGCCCTCTGCCTCAG GCGGTGTGTTGTGAGGACTTGATCCACTGCTGTCCTCATGATACAAAGTGTAACGTCGCTGCTGAGTCATGTGACAACTCGTCAATGTCGGTGCCCTGGCTGAAGAAGGAGCCGAGTAAACCAATCGGTGGACAGAAGGTTCCAAGCACCAAGGATACGTCAGTTTCTGATATTCCCTGTGACGACACCAAGACTTGTCCTGATGACAACACATGCTGTAAGACAGAAGAGGGAGGATATGACTGCTGCCCTCTGCCTCAG GCGGTGTGTTGTGAGGACTTTATCCACTGCTGTCCTCATGGTACAAAGTGTAACCTTGCAGCTCAGAAATGTGACAACTCGTCAATGTCGGTGCCCTTGCTGGAGAAGGAGCCGAGTAAACCGATCGGTGGACAGAAGGTTCCAGAAGACAAGAGAACATCAGTTTCTGATGTTCCCTGTGACGACACCGTGGCTTGTCCTGATGACAACACATGCTGTAAGAACCAACAGGGAGTATGGGCCTGCTGCCCTCTGCCTCAG GCGGTGTGTTGTGCGGACTTGATCCACTGCTGTCCTCATGGTACAAAGTGTAGCGACGCCGGTGATTCATGTGACAACTCGTCAATGTCGGTGCCCTGGCTGAAGAAGGAGCCGAGTAAACCAATCGGTGGACAGAAGGTTCCAAGCACCAAGGATACGTCAGTTTCTGATATTCCCTGTGACGACACCAAGACTTGTCCTGATGACAACACATGCTGTAAGACAGAAGAGGGAGGATATGACTGCTGCCCTCTGCCTCAG GCGGTGTGTTGTGAGGACTTTATCCACTGCTGTCCTCATGGTACAAAGTGTAACCTTGCAGCTCAGAAATGTGACAACTCGTCAATGTCGGTGCCCTTGCTGGAGAAGGAGCCGAGTAAACCGATCGGTGGACAGAAGGTTCCAGAAGACAAGAGAACATCAGTTTCTGATGTTCCCTGTGACGACACCGTGGCTTGTCCTGATGACAACACATGCTGTAAGAACCAACAGGGAGTATGGGCCTGCTGCCCTCTGCCTCAG GCGGTGTGTTGTGCGGACTTGATCCACTGCTGTCCTCATGGTACAAAGTGTAGCGACGCCGGTGATTCATGTGACAACTCGTCAATGTCGGTGCCCTGGCTGAAGAAGGAGCCGAGTAAACCGATCGGTGGACAGAAGGTTCCAGAAGACAAGAGTACATCAGTTTCTGATGTTCCCTGTGACGACACCGTGGCTTGTCCTGATGACAACACATGCTGTAAGAACCAACAGGGAGTATGGGCCTGCTGCCCTCTGCCTCAG GCGGTGTGTTGTGCGGACTTGATCCACTGCTGTCCTCATGGTACAAAGTGTAGCGACGCCGGTGATTCATGTGACAACTCGTCAATGTCGGTGCCCTGGCTGAAGAAGGAGCCGAGTAAACCAATCGGTGGACAGAAGGTTCCAAACACCAAGGATACGTCAGTTTCTGATATTCCCTGTGATGACACCAAGACTTGTCCTGATGACAACACATGCTGTAAGACAGAAGAGGGAGGATATGACTGCTGCCCTCTGCCTCAG GCGGTGTGTTGTGAGGACTTTATCCACTGCTGTCCTCATGGTACAAAGTGTAACCTTGCAGCTCAGAAATGTGACAACTCGTCAATGTCGGTGCCCTTGCTGGAGAAGGAGCCGAGTAAACCGATCGGTGGACAGAAGGTTCCAGAAGACAAGAGTACATCAGTTTCTGATGTTCCCTGTGACGACACCGTGGCTTGTCCTGATGACAACACATGCTGTAAGAACCAACAGGGAGTATGGGCCTGCTGCCCTCTGCCTCAG GCGGTGTGTTGTGCGGACTTGATCCACTGCTGTCCTCATGGTACAAAGTGTAGCGACGCCGGTGATTCATGTGACAACTCGTCAATGTCGGTGCCCTGGCTGAAGAAGGAGCCGAGTAAACCAATCGGTGGACAGAAGGTTCCAAACACCAAGGATACGTCAGTTTCTGATATTCCCTGTGACGACACCAAGACTTGTCCTGATGACAACACATGCTGTAAGACAGAAGAGGGAGGATATGACTGCTGCCCTCTGCCTCAG GCGGTGTGTTGTGAGGACTTTATCCACTGCTGTCCTCATGGTACAAAGTGTAACCTTGCAGCTCAGAAATGTGACAACTCGTCAATGTCGGTGCCCTTGCTGGAGAAGGAGCCGAGTAAACCGATCGGTGGACAGAAGGTTCCAGAAGACAAGAGTACATCAGTTTCTGATGTTCCCTGTGACGACACCGTGGCTTGTCCTGATGACAACACATGCTGTAAGAACCAACAGGGAGTATGGGCCTGCTGCCCTCTGCCTCAG GCGGTGTGTTGTGCGGACTTGATCCACTGCTGTCCTCATGGTACAAAGTGTAGCGACGCCGGTGATTCATGTGACAACTCGTCAATGTCGGTGCCCTGGCTGAAGAAGGAGCCGAGTAAACCAATCGGTGGACAGAAGGTTCCAAACACCAAGGATACGTCAGTTTCTGATATTCCCTGTGACGACACCAAGACTTGTCCTGATGACAACACATGCTGTAAGACAGAAGAGGGAGGATATGACTGCTGCCCTCTGCCTCAG GCGGTGTGTTGTGAGGACTTTATCCACTGCTGTCCTCATGGTACAAAGTGTAACCTTGCAGCTCAGAAATGTGACAACTCGTCAATGTCGGTGCCCTTGCTGAAGAAGGAGCCGAGTAAACCGATCGGTGGACAGAAGGTTCCAGAAGACAAGAGTACATCAGTTTCTGATGTTCCCTGTGACGACACCGTGGCTTGTCCTGATGACAACACATGCTGTAAGAACCAACAGGGAGTATGGGCCTGCTGCCCTCTGCCTCAG GCGGTGTGTTGTGAGGACTTTATCCACTGCTGTCCTCATGGTACAAAGTGTAACCTTGCAGCTCAGAAATGTGACAACTCGTCAATGTCGGTGCCCTTGCTGGAGAAGGAGCCGAGTAAACCGATCGGTGGACAGAAGGTTCCAGAAGACAAGAGTGCATCAGTTTCTGATGTTCCCTGTGACGACACCGCGGCTTGTCTTGAAGGAAGCACATGCTGTAAGAACGAACAGGGAGGATGGGTCTGCTGCCCTCTGCCTCAG GCAGTGTGTTGTGAGGACTTGATCCACTGCTGTCCTCATGACACAAAGTGTAACCTCGCCATTCGGACATGTGACAGCTCGTCAGGCTCAGTGCCCTGGCTGAAGAAGGAGCAGAGTAAACCAATCGGTGGACAGAAGGTTCCAAACACCAAGGATACGTCAGTTTCTGATATTCCCTGTGACGACACCAAGACTTGTCCTGATGACAGCACATGCTGTAAGACAGAAGAGGGAGAATGGGCCTGCTGCCCTCTGCCTCAG GCGGTGTGTTGTGAGGACTTTATCCACTGCTGTCCTCATGGTACAAAGTGTAACCTTGCAGCTCAGAAATGTGACAACTCGTCAGGCTCGGTGCCCTGGCTGAAGAAGGAGCCGAGTAAACCGATCGGTGATCAGAAGGTTCCAGAAACCGAGG GATCAGTGCCCTGGCTGAAGAAGAAGCCAAGCCGGCCGACTGCAAGCACAGCTCGAAATACATCGGTAAAC GAAGTGACGTGCGACCCTCACGTGTCCTGTCCTCCACACACCACCTGCTGTTTTATGAAGATGAGCAAGAAATGGGGCTGCTGTCCTCTGGACCAG GCTACATGTTGTGATGACGGTGAGAACTGCTGTCCGAAAGGTTACACCTGCCGTAACCAGTGGTGTGAGAAAAGCTCCAGGACAAAGTACGACTCTGTGCCTTTATCGTCTCAGATCCAAAATGATATTGACTGTGGAGGAGGATTCAGCTGCAAGGACACAGAAACCTGCTGCAAGATTTCAGAGAGTTCCTGGGGCTGTTGTCCATTCACGGAG gctgtgtgttgtagtgacaTGGAGCATTGCTGTCCCACTGGATACACCTGTGAGACCGGCTCCTGCGTCCAAGCGACGGGCTTCAAATGGGAGATGTTCTTCTCCAAGAAGAAACGAGCTGGCACTCTATAA
- the grna gene encoding granulin a isoform X13, whose translation MLRLTAAVLLLSLVSGLKCPDQQRCGDQQTCCQIPSGEFNCCPFHQGECCEDHLHCCPDGMLCEVKESRCTNATHSLPWAERFPSEDTDLANVERWSVSDVTCDETKTCPDGNTCCKNEEGGWACCPLPQAVCCEDLIHCCPHDTKCNVAAESCDNSSMSVPWLKKEPSKPIGGQKVPSTKDTSVSDIPCDDTKTCPDDNTCCKTEEGGYDCCPLPQAVCCEDFIHCCPHGTKCNLAAQKCDNSSMSVPLLEKEPSKPIGGQKVPEDKRTSVSDVPCDDTVACPDDNTCCKNQQGVWACCPLPQAVCCADLIHCCPHGTKCSDAGDSCDNSSMSVPWLKKEPSKPIGGQKVPSTKDTSVSDIPCDDTKTCPDDNTCCKTEEGGYDCCPLPQAVCCEDFIHCCPHGTKCNLAAQKCDNSSMSVPLLEKEPSKPIGGQKVPEDKRTSVSDVPCDDTVACPDDNTCCKNQQGVWACCPLPQAVCCADLIHCCPHGTKCSDAGDSCDNSSMSVPWLKKEPSKPIGGQKVPEDKSTSVSDVPCDDTVACPDDNTCCKNQQGVWACCPLPQAVCCADLIHCCPHGTKCSDAGDSCDNSSMSVPWLKKEPSKPIGGQKVPNTKDTSVSDIPCDDTKTCPDDNTCCKTEEGGYDCCPLPQAVCCEDFIHCCPHGTKCNLAAQKCDNSSMSVPLLEKEPSKPIGGQKVPEDKSTSVSDVPCDDTVACPDDNTCCKNQQGVWACCPLPQAVCCADLIHCCPHGTKCSDAGDSCDNSSMSVPWLKKEPSKPIGGQKVPNTKDTSVSDIPCDDTKTCPDDNTCCKTEEGGYDCCPLPQAVCCADLIHCCPHGTKCSDAGDSCDNSSMSVPWLKKEPSKPIGGQKVPNTKDTSVSDIPCDDTKTCPDDNTCCKTEEGGYDCCPLPQAVCCEDFIHCCPHGTKCNLAAQKCDNSSMSVPLLKKEPSKPIGGQKVPEDKSTSVSDVPCDDTVACPDDNTCCKNQQGVWACCPLPQAVCCADLIHCCPHGTKCSDAGDSCDNSSMSVPWLKKEPSKPIGGQKVPSTKDTSVSDIPCDDTKTCPDDNTCCKTEEGGYDCCPLPQAVCCEDFIHCCPHGTKCNLAAQKCDNSSMSVPLLEKEPSKPIGGQKVPEDKSASVSDVPCDDTAACLEGSTCCKNEQGGWVCCPLPQAVCCEDLIHCCPHDTKCNLAIRTCDSSSGSVPWLKKEQSKPIGGQKVPNTKDTSVSDIPCDDTKTCPDDSTCCKTEEGEWACCPLPQAVCCEDFIHCCPHGTKCNLAAQKCDNSSGSVPWLKKEPSKPIGDQKVPETEGSVPWLKKKPSRPTASTARNTSVNEVTCDPHVSCPPHTTCCFMKMSKKWGCCPLDQATCCDDGENCCPKGYTCRNQWCEKSSRTKYDSVPLSSQIQNDIDCGGGFSCKDTETCCKISESSWGCCPFTEAVCCSDMEHCCPTGYTCETGSCVQATGFKWEMFFSKKKRAGTL comes from the exons ATGTTAAGGCTAACAGCTGCAGTGCTCTTGCTGAGCCTGGTGTCTGGTTTGAAGTGTCCTGATCAGCAGCGCTGTGGGGACCAGCAGACGTGTTGCCAGATTCCTTCTGGAGAATTCAACTGCTGTCCGTTCCATCAG ggcgAGTGCTGTGAGGACCACTTACACTGCTGCCCCGACGGCATGTTGTGTGAGGTTAAAGAATCCAGGTGCACAAACGCTACACACTCGCTTCCATGGGCCGAGAGATTTCCTTCCGAAGACACTGACCTCGCCAAT GTGGAGCGTTGGTCAGTTTCTGATGTTACCTGTGATGAAACCAAGACTTGTCCTGATGGAAACACGTGCTGTAAGAACGAAGAGGGAGGATGGGCCTGCTGCCCTCTGCCTCAG GCGGTGTGTTGTGAGGACTTGATCCACTGCTGTCCTCATGATACAAAGTGTAACGTCGCTGCTGAGTCATGTGACAACTCGTCAATGTCGGTGCCCTGGCTGAAGAAGGAGCCGAGTAAACCAATCGGTGGACAGAAGGTTCCAAGCACCAAGGATACGTCAGTTTCTGATATTCCCTGTGACGACACCAAGACTTGTCCTGATGACAACACATGCTGTAAGACAGAAGAGGGAGGATATGACTGCTGCCCTCTGCCTCAG GCGGTGTGTTGTGAGGACTTTATCCACTGCTGTCCTCATGGTACAAAGTGTAACCTTGCAGCTCAGAAATGTGACAACTCGTCAATGTCGGTGCCCTTGCTGGAGAAGGAGCCGAGTAAACCGATCGGTGGACAGAAGGTTCCAGAAGACAAGAGAACATCAGTTTCTGATGTTCCCTGTGACGACACCGTGGCTTGTCCTGATGACAACACATGCTGTAAGAACCAACAGGGAGTATGGGCCTGCTGCCCTCTGCCTCAG GCGGTGTGTTGTGCGGACTTGATCCACTGCTGTCCTCATGGTACAAAGTGTAGCGACGCCGGTGATTCATGTGACAACTCGTCAATGTCGGTGCCCTGGCTGAAGAAGGAGCCGAGTAAACCAATCGGTGGACAGAAGGTTCCAAGCACCAAGGATACGTCAGTTTCTGATATTCCCTGTGACGACACCAAGACTTGTCCTGATGACAACACATGCTGTAAGACAGAAGAGGGAGGATATGACTGCTGCCCTCTGCCTCAG GCGGTGTGTTGTGAGGACTTTATCCACTGCTGTCCTCATGGTACAAAGTGTAACCTTGCAGCTCAGAAATGTGACAACTCGTCAATGTCGGTGCCCTTGCTGGAGAAGGAGCCGAGTAAACCGATCGGTGGACAGAAGGTTCCAGAAGACAAGAGAACATCAGTTTCTGATGTTCCCTGTGACGACACCGTGGCTTGTCCTGATGACAACACATGCTGTAAGAACCAACAGGGAGTATGGGCCTGCTGCCCTCTGCCTCAG GCGGTGTGTTGTGCGGACTTGATCCACTGCTGTCCTCATGGTACAAAGTGTAGCGACGCCGGTGATTCATGTGACAACTCGTCAATGTCGGTGCCCTGGCTGAAGAAGGAGCCGAGTAAACCGATCGGTGGACAGAAGGTTCCAGAAGACAAGAGTACATCAGTTTCTGATGTTCCCTGTGACGACACCGTGGCTTGTCCTGATGACAACACATGCTGTAAGAACCAACAGGGAGTATGGGCCTGCTGCCCTCTGCCTCAG GCGGTGTGTTGTGCGGACTTGATCCACTGCTGTCCTCATGGTACAAAGTGTAGCGACGCCGGTGATTCATGTGACAACTCGTCAATGTCGGTGCCCTGGCTGAAGAAGGAGCCGAGTAAACCAATCGGTGGACAGAAGGTTCCAAACACCAAGGATACGTCAGTTTCTGATATTCCCTGTGATGACACCAAGACTTGTCCTGATGACAACACATGCTGTAAGACAGAAGAGGGAGGATATGACTGCTGCCCTCTGCCTCAG GCGGTGTGTTGTGAGGACTTTATCCACTGCTGTCCTCATGGTACAAAGTGTAACCTTGCAGCTCAGAAATGTGACAACTCGTCAATGTCGGTGCCCTTGCTGGAGAAGGAGCCGAGTAAACCGATCGGTGGACAGAAGGTTCCAGAAGACAAGAGTACATCAGTTTCTGATGTTCCCTGTGACGACACCGTGGCTTGTCCTGATGACAACACATGCTGTAAGAACCAACAGGGAGTATGGGCCTGCTGCCCTCTGCCTCAG GCGGTGTGTTGTGCGGACTTGATCCACTGCTGTCCTCATGGTACAAAGTGTAGCGACGCCGGTGATTCATGTGACAACTCGTCAATGTCGGTGCCCTGGCTGAAGAAGGAGCCGAGTAAACCAATCGGTGGACAGAAGGTTCCAAACACCAAGGATACGTCAGTTTCTGATATTCCCTGTGACGACACCAAGACTTGTCCTGATGACAACACATGCTGTAAGACAGAAGAGGGAGGATATGACTGCTGCCCTCTGCCTCAG GCGGTGTGTTGTGCGGACTTGATCCACTGCTGTCCTCATGGTACAAAGTGTAGCGACGCCGGTGATTCATGTGACAACTCGTCAATGTCGGTGCCCTGGCTGAAGAAGGAGCCGAGTAAACCAATCGGTGGACAGAAGGTTCCAAACACCAAGGATACGTCAGTTTCTGATATTCCCTGTGACGACACCAAGACTTGTCCTGATGACAACACATGCTGTAAGACAGAAGAGGGAGGATATGACTGCTGCCCTCTGCCTCAG GCGGTGTGTTGTGAGGACTTTATCCACTGCTGTCCTCATGGTACAAAGTGTAACCTTGCAGCTCAGAAATGTGACAACTCGTCAATGTCGGTGCCCTTGCTGAAGAAGGAGCCGAGTAAACCGATCGGTGGACAGAAGGTTCCAGAAGACAAGAGTACATCAGTTTCTGATGTTCCCTGTGACGACACCGTGGCTTGTCCTGATGACAACACATGCTGTAAGAACCAACAGGGAGTATGGGCCTGCTGCCCTCTGCCTCAG GCGGTGTGTTGTGCGGACTTGATCCACTGCTGTCCTCATGGTACAAAGTGTAGCGACGCCGGTGATTCATGTGACAACTCGTCAATGTCGGTGCCCTGGCTGAAGAAGGAGCCGAGTAAACCAATCGGTGGACAGAAGGTTCCAAGCACCAAGGATACGTCAGTTTCTGATATTCCCTGTGACGACACCAAGACTTGTCCTGATGACAACACATGCTGTAAGACAGAAGAGGGAGGATATGACTGCTGCCCTCTGCCTCAG GCGGTGTGTTGTGAGGACTTTATCCACTGCTGTCCTCATGGTACAAAGTGTAACCTTGCAGCTCAGAAATGTGACAACTCGTCAATGTCGGTGCCCTTGCTGGAGAAGGAGCCGAGTAAACCGATCGGTGGACAGAAGGTTCCAGAAGACAAGAGTGCATCAGTTTCTGATGTTCCCTGTGACGACACCGCGGCTTGTCTTGAAGGAAGCACATGCTGTAAGAACGAACAGGGAGGATGGGTCTGCTGCCCTCTGCCTCAG GCAGTGTGTTGTGAGGACTTGATCCACTGCTGTCCTCATGACACAAAGTGTAACCTCGCCATTCGGACATGTGACAGCTCGTCAGGCTCAGTGCCCTGGCTGAAGAAGGAGCAGAGTAAACCAATCGGTGGACAGAAGGTTCCAAACACCAAGGATACGTCAGTTTCTGATATTCCCTGTGACGACACCAAGACTTGTCCTGATGACAGCACATGCTGTAAGACAGAAGAGGGAGAATGGGCCTGCTGCCCTCTGCCTCAG GCGGTGTGTTGTGAGGACTTTATCCACTGCTGTCCTCATGGTACAAAGTGTAACCTTGCAGCTCAGAAATGTGACAACTCGTCAGGCTCGGTGCCCTGGCTGAAGAAGGAGCCGAGTAAACCGATCGGTGATCAGAAGGTTCCAGAAACCGAGG GATCAGTGCCCTGGCTGAAGAAGAAGCCAAGCCGGCCGACTGCAAGCACAGCTCGAAATACATCGGTAAAC GAAGTGACGTGCGACCCTCACGTGTCCTGTCCTCCACACACCACCTGCTGTTTTATGAAGATGAGCAAGAAATGGGGCTGCTGTCCTCTGGACCAG GCTACATGTTGTGATGACGGTGAGAACTGCTGTCCGAAAGGTTACACCTGCCGTAACCAGTGGTGTGAGAAAAGCTCCAGGACAAAGTACGACTCTGTGCCTTTATCGTCTCAGATCCAAAATGATATTGACTGTGGAGGAGGATTCAGCTGCAAGGACACAGAAACCTGCTGCAAGATTTCAGAGAGTTCCTGGGGCTGTTGTCCATTCACGGAG gctgtgtgttgtagtgacaTGGAGCATTGCTGTCCCACTGGATACACCTGTGAGACCGGCTCCTGCGTCCAAGCGACGGGCTTCAAATGGGAGATGTTCTTCTCCAAGAAGAAACGAGCTGGCACTCTATAA